A portion of the Sabethes cyaneus chromosome 3, idSabCyanKW18_F2, whole genome shotgun sequence genome contains these proteins:
- the LOC128743940 gene encoding tektin-B1: MSDRAVATFEKPLQHLSLPDWHSRLNQLKNTAYSKRSDAFELRHNARNLRNETRIQSYWDTHHNNDKISDRVAELDRWRETMRILLKRVNDEICSLKEEKACTERDLDALITPLTVVTESISMRDCRLGSELTYDEGDTELKNELCIVENNQRLLRDQNQGAWEQLNRLQEVKFKLELDLNDKDEAQAIDQHQLEVDQHCADVTFKTDATRVPKNSCTYSNWLEYCEELVSFTEKTLLDSAAVRESLFATREKARNILKAQQDRTSHTLRKRIFETQRARNELEYQQGKMKEEMDKCATEIETLERAYNDKVEALKVVETRLENRAQRSGMELCIDESYHGLCDEVNKLRDTIKILREKINAAKTMYHGLHELAKKVDQDLENKQHSLMTDIRSVDLRARLNSGEFGGKPTQTDRNIHLSRLEDEIPKS, translated from the exons ATGTCGGACCGAGCGGTAGCTACCTTCGAGAAACCTTTGCAACATTTGAGCCTACCGGATTGGCACTCCCGGTTGAATCAGCTGAAGAATACGGCCTACAGTAAGCGATCAGATGCGTTCGAATTGCGACATAATGCTAGGAATCTTCGAAACGAGACCCGAATTCAGTCCTATTGGGACACTCATCACAACAATGATAAAATATCGGACCGAGTGGCCGAACTTGATCGCTGGCGGGAGACGATGAGGATTCTGTTGAAACGGGTGAATGACGAAATTTGCTCGCTAAAGGAGGAAAAGGCTTGCACCGAGCGGGATCTGGATGCTTTGATTACCCCGCTGACGGTGGTCACCGAAAGTATCAGCATGCGTGACTGTCGGTTGGGATCGGAGTTGACTTACGATGAGGGCGATACGGAGCTGAAGAACGAGCTGTGCATCGTCGAGAATAACCAGCGTCTTCTGCGGGACCAAAATCAGGGTGCTTGGGAGCAACTGAACAGGCTGCAGGAGGTGAAGTTTAAGCTAGAGTTGGACTTGAACGATAAGGATGAAGCGCAGGCAATTGATCAGCATCAGCTTGAAGTGGATCAGCATTGTGCTGACGTTACGTTTAAAACGGATGCCACTAGGGTGCCGAAGAA CTCTTGCACGTATAGCAACTGGTTAGAGTACTGTGAGGAATTGGTTTCGTTTACCGAAAAGACGCTGTTGGATTCTGCAGCCGTCCGAGAATCTCTTTTCGCTACCCGAGAGAAAGCCCGCAACATTCTTAAGGCTCAACAGGATAGAACCAGCCATACTTTGAGAAAACGGATTTTTGAAACCCAACGTGCTCGTAATGAGCTTGAGTATCAACAAGGAAAG ATGAAGGAAGAAATGGACAAATGCGCCACTGAGATCGAAACTTTGGAGCGAGCTTACAACGATAAGGTGGAAGCGCTGAAGGTTGTTGAAACGCGCTTGGAAAACCGCGCTCAACGTTCCGGCATGGAGTTGTGCATCGACGAGTCCTACCATGGGTTGTGCGACGAGGTAAATAAACTTCGGGATACCATAAAAATTCTTCGCGAAAAAATCAACGCAGCTAAAACGATGTACCACGGTCTGCATGAGCTGGCTAAAAAGGTTGATCAAGATTTGGAAAACAAGCAGCATTCACTTATGACCGACATTCGATCGGTGGATCTTCGCGCACGTCTAAATTCTGGAGAATTCGGTGGAAAACCTACGCAAACCGATCGGAATATCCACTTGTCCCGTTTAGAAGATGAAATTCCGAAATCGTAA
- the LOC128742919 gene encoding craniofacial development protein 2-like, translating into MGEMRKRVIGWWPFNPRMCRLRIKGRFFNISTINVHSPHLRSTDDDKDEFYAQLESEYDRCPKHDTKIVIGDFNAQVGQEEEYKPVIGRFSAHQRTNEMGLRLIDFAASKNMAVRSTFFQHRIHHKYTWMSPNQIESQIDHVLFDSRHFSDIIDVRSYRSANVDSDHYLVMVKMRPRLSVVNNIRYRRQPRLDLARLKQPDVAANYARSLEAALPEELDEAPLEDCWN; encoded by the coding sequence atgggcgagatgcggaaacgggtgattgggtggtggccattcaatcctcgaatgtgcaggttgagaatcaagggccgattcttcaacataagcaccatcaacgtgcacagccctcacctcagaagtaccgatgacgacaaggatgaattctacgcgcagttggagagtgaatacgaccgctgcccaaaacatgataccaagatcgtcatcggggatttcaatgctcaggtcggccaggaggaggaatacaaaccggtgattggaaggttcagtgcacaccagcgaaccaatgaaatgggcctaagacttatcgactttgccgcctccaagaatatggccgtacgtagtacctttttccagcacagaatccaccataagtacacctggatgtcaccaaatcagatagaatcacagatcgaccacgttctgttcgacagtcggcacttctcagacattatcgacgtcagatcctatcgaagcgctaacgttgactcggaccactacctagtgatggtcaagatgcgcccaagactctccgttgtgaacaacattcggtaccgacgccagcctcggttagatctcgcgcggctgaagcagccagacgtcgccgcaaactacgcgcgtTCACtagaagctgcgctgccggaagagctggacgaagcccctctcgaggactgttggaactag